Below is a genomic region from Buchnera aphidicola (Nurudea yanoniella).
TGAGGATAAAAAAATTCTTTAGGTTGTGGTTCAAACAAAATAATAGATGTTGGCTTTTTGTATTCTTTTTTTTTTTTTTTTTTTTTTTTTTTTTTTTTTTTTTTTTTTTTTTTTTTTTTTTTTTTTTTTTTTTTTTTTTTTTTTTTAATCTTAGCTAATTTATTTAGTATTTTTAGAAATTTTTAAGTATTTTAAATATTTCATTAATTTTTATTTATGTAGTAGTACACTGTTATCTTTAGAAAGTAAAATTTTTTATTGACAATAACATTGTTCTATACGTATGTTTAAAATTTTTTAAAAACAATTGTATTTTTACAAACATTATTAATTTTTTAATGATAATTTAAAAATATAAATGTTGAAGTTAAAAAAATATTTTAAATTTTTTTAAATGTTTATTATTTTAATAGGTTTTTATGGAATTTATAAAAAATTATATATTAAAATTACAGGAAAAAATTCGTTATTATGAGTATTTATATTATTCTTTTAATTCACAAAAAATTTCTGATCATAGATACGATTTTTTAATAAAAAAATTACGTTATTTAGAAAATAAATATAAACATATTTTAGTTATCAAAAATTCTCCTACTTCTACTATAGGTTCATTGTATTTATCTAATTTAAAAAAACATAAACATATTACTCCTATGTTTTCGTTAAATCATGTATTTTCAATTCGCGATTATTTAAGTTTTGAAAAAAAACTGAAAAATAATTTAAAAAAAAAACTATTCTTTTTTGCTGTGAGTTAAAAATTGATGGATTAGCGTTAAATTTAATATATAGACGAGGCATATTAATCAAAGCAATAACTAGAGGAAATGGAAATATAGGAGAAGATGTGACTAGTAATGTTCGTATAATTCGTTCTATTCCTAAAAAATTAGTGGGGGAAAAAATACCAAAAAAAATAGAAATTCGAGGTGAAATTTTTATGTTAAAAAGTGATTTTGCAAAGATGAACAATGAAGCGATTAGAAAGTGCATGAAACAGTTTTCTAATATTAGAAATGCTTCTTCTGGATTATTACGTCAAAAAAATATTAAAAATTTTTTTATGAAAAATTTGATGTTTTGTTGTTATGGATTTGGTTATTATCCTAAATATACAAGAATTTTAAATCATTATGATAGATTGAAACAGGTGCACAATTGGGGATTGCCAATTAGTGGATATAATATTTTATTGAACTCTAGTCATGATATTTTAAAATTTTATCATCACATTGAAAATATACGAAAATTTTTAAATTTTGACATTGATGGAATAGTTATAAAAGTAAATTCTATCTATTTACAAAATAAATTAGGTTATACACATAGAGTTCCACATTGGGCAGTTGCGCTTAAATTTTTGGATAAAGAAAAAATATCTAAAATATTAAAAATAGAATATCAAATTGGTAGAACAGGAGTAATTACTCCTGTAGCTATAGTAAATCCTGTTTGTATATCTAATGTAATTATAAGGAGAGTTTCTTTATATAATTTTAGTGAAATTAAAAAGTTAGATATTTGTTTAGAAGATTTTGTAAAAATTAAGCGTTCTGGAGATGTAATTCCTAAAATAACATGCGTTGTTAAAGAGTATCGATTTGGACAAAAAAAAGAAATATTTTTACCACGTTTGTGTCCATCTTGTAAATCTAAGTTAAAAATAGACGAGAAACTTGTTAAAGTATATTGTATAAAAGGTTTAGCATGTAAAGAACAACTTAAAAAAACTCTATATTATTTCTGTTCTAAAGAAGGATTAAACATTTCTGGATTGGGTTTGAAAACAATTAGCAAATTAGTTGACAAAAACTATGTAAAAAATTTTTCTGATTTTTTTAATCTTGAATCTAAATTATCAATGATTTTATGCGATATTGGAAAGAAAAATTCATATAACATTATTAATTCTATTAATAGTTCTAAAAATATTAGTTTTTCGAGATTTTTGTGCGCTCTTGGAATTAATGAGATTGGTTTGACAAAATCAAAAATTCTTTCTAATCATTTTTTATCAGTTACTGATTTAATTAAGGCAACATTTAATGATATTATTTCGTTAAAAGGAATTGGTTTTATAGCAGCAAAAAATATATTTCAGTTTATTAATGATAGTAATAGTAGAAATATGATGTTAAATTTATCAAAAAATTTAAATATATTTTCAAATCATAAAAGTTCTAATTCTTTAATAATTAATACAAATCCATTTTTTCACAAGAAGGTTGTTTTTAGTGGTGCTTTGAAGACGTTTGCTCGTATTGCAGCTCAAAATATAATAAAAAAGTTAGGCGGATATGTTATGTCACATGTTTCTAAGAAGACTGATTATATTATAATTGGGAATAATCCAGGAGTGAAATTTATTAGATCTAATGAGTTAAATATAAAGGTTATTTTAGAACAAGATTTTAAAGAAATAATTAAACAATTTCTGTAAAATGGGTCGTGCAGGATTTGAACCTGCGACCAATTGATTAAAAGTCAACTGCTCTACCAACTGAGCTAACGACCCCTTTTTATAGAGTTTTTTTGGGTGATGACGGAATCGAACCGCCGACAACCTCCGTGTAAAGGAGGAGCTCTACCAACTGAGCTAATCACCCTTATATATTATATTGTAAAGAATAGAAATTTAGAGTCAATCTTTTTTTAGTAAAATTGACTATTTATTTTTTATAATTTAATGTTAAATGAAATGTTTAAATATTTTTAAAGGTAAAGTATGTTAGTTATAACAAGATTTGCTCCTAGTCCTACTGGATATTTGCATATTGGAAGTTTACGTACAGCTTTATATTCATGGTTATTTGCTAGAAGTAAAAATGGAAAATTTATTTTACGTATTGAAGATACAGACTTTAAACGTTCTACAAAAGTTGCAATATCAGAAATAGTAAAAAATTTAAAATGGTTAGGATTAGATTGGGATGCAGGCCCTTATTTTCAAAGCGAAAAAATTGAGTATTATAAAAGTATTATTATTTCTATGATTGAATCAGGACTAGCATATAAATGTTATTGTACAAACGATAGATTAAATATTTTAAGAAAAAATCAGTTATTAAATGGTGAAAAACCAAAATATGATAGAAAATGTAGAAATTTTATACATGAACATAAAAATAATGCAGAATATGTAGTACGATTTTGTAATCCATTAAATGGAATAGTATCTTTTTGTGATGAAATTAGAGGGAAAATATCGTTTAACAATAATGAATTAGACGATGTAATTATTCAGAGAACTAGTGGTATTCCTACGTATAATTTCTGTGCAGTAATAGATGATCGTGATATGAAGATTACGCATGTAATTAGAGGAGAAGATCATATTAACAATACACCTCGTCAGATTAATTTGTTTAATGCATTGCAATCTAAAATTCCGTCGTATGCACATGTTTCAATGATATTAGATACAAAAGGGAAAAAATTGTCTAAAAGAGAGAATGTAGTCAGCGTATCAGAATATAAATTTCAAGGTTATTTACCAGATGCATTACTTAATTATATAGTGCGATTAGGATGGGCACATGGAAATCAAGAAATTTTTAGTATTAATGATATGAAAAAATTATTTATATTAAATAAAGTTAATCCATCTCCAAGTCGTTTTGATATCAGTAAATTATTGTGGTTAAATCGATTTTATATAAGAAATTTACCTAAATGTCTTATTAAACAGCATCTTAAATATCAGTTTAAAAAACAAGGAATTGATTATTTGGAAGGACCTAACTTAGATGAACTTATAGATTTAGTAGGTTCTCGATATAATACTTTAAGGGATATGGTTTATTTTTCTCGTTATTTTTATAGTAATGATATTACTTGTAATATGGAAGCTTTTGAAAAATATTTAATTAAATCTACTTCTACTATTTTGGAACGTGTATATAATGAAATCATGAATATTCAAATATGGAGTTTAAAAAATGTATTAATTATGATTCGAATGTTAATAAATGAGTTGAATATAAGTTTCAAAGAATTGTCAATGCCTGTTCGTGTAGCTATTACAGGAGATATTGTTTCTCCTAGTATTCATATTGTTATATATGGGGTGGGTAAAAAAAGGTCTTTATTGAGAATTAAAGATGCATTATTATATATCAAAAAAGTTGACATTAAAAAATGTAATTTATAAATATTGATGGTTTTTAAATTTTATTAGGAGAATTGCATCGTACAAATGTTTATATTTCACTTATAAAATTTTATTTTATCTTGATATTGTATTGTAGTTTAAAATAAAAGGGGTTATAGCTCAATTGGGAGAGCTTTTGCATGGCATGCAAACGGTTAGCGGTTCGATTCCGCTTAACTCCATAAAAAAGAGATTGTTATTGCAGTTATTTTTAATTTTTTTTTTTAACAGAGAAGTAATATTTTTATATTGTTGTTAATATAACTTAAAATTTTTAAACATTTTAATTATTGTTAAACCATTTAATAGTTAATTATTTTAAGATCAAATTTTTATAATTAATAAAATAAAATTTATGCAGATTGCAAAGTTTTTTAAATATTCAGTGTTTAAAGTATATTTTAGATGTTAATTTTTAGTCTTTTTACTAAATAATGATAATATATTATTTTTTTTAAAAACAAAATTGCAAAAAATCTAATATATTAAATGTTCAAACTTAAACATTTAATATATATAATATCGTTATTAATATAAATGATAGATTAAATTTGCAAATTCATCATTTCTTGATAACCTGACATTAATTTGTTTCGAACTTGAAGGATTGTTTCTGTAGAAATTAAGTTTTTTTGAAGTTTAATTAAAAGGTCATGTAAATCTAACGGTTTGTTTTCGTTTTTTTCAAGATTTTTAGATTCGTTTTCTATTTTTTTTTGATCCGAACTTAAAATATTGAATGTATTTTTTACATAATCTAAAAAACTCTCAGGTAGATTTTTATCTTCAGAGTTACTTATATTCATTAAAGAACCAAGGGTGGTCATTAATTTAATACTGTCTTCCATAGTGTCAATAAGCATATTTTTTTCTAATAAATGTAATATGAATGTAATAAATATTAACATAAGTTTTAATAGGATAAAATATTTTAAAATATTTTTTTTAAATTTATTGTAAAATAATATTATTGATAATTATTTTTATATCATAAGTATGATCTCTAGATATATATTTAAAAATTATTAATAGATTTTTCAAAGGAATAGTTCATGAACGTTGGTTCTAAACATAATTTGAATGCACAAGATAAAAATAAAAGGGGTTATTTTTTATCTTATTTTCCATTTAACTTGCGTATTTTTATTACAATATTTTTAATATCATTGTTAATATTGCTTTATGTATTTTTTTTTAGATCCTCTCATTATCGTGTTCTTTATAATAATTTATCTAAGGAAGATGAGAGATTAATTTTATCTCAATTAACACATATGCATATTCCTTTTAAATTTGATGATAATCATAGTTCTTTAATGGTTCCAGAGAGGCAATTAGAAAAAGTTCAAGTAAATTTATCTGAGCAAGGTTTACCTAAAAGCAGCAATATTGGTTTTGAACTATTGGATCAAGAAAAATTTGGAATTAGTCAATTTAACGAACAGATAAATTATCAAAGAGCATTAGAAGGAGAATTAGCAAGAAGCATTCAACAACTAAATAATATTAAAACAGCTAGAGTACATATAGCTTTTCCTAAACCATCGCTATTTGTTCAAGATAAAAAATTTCCGTCAGCTTCTATAATTTTAGGCGTTAAAAAAGATTCAGATATTAATTTTAACCAAATAAATGCTATTTTACATATGGTATCTAGTAGTGTATCTGGATTATCCATTGAAAATGTCACAATTATTGATCAGACAGGAAACTTATTAAATAGTCAAAATTCATTAAATAATAATATTGATAATTTACAATTAAAATATTGTGATTTAATTGAAGAACGTTATAAACAAAGAATTGAAAATATTTTAATTCCATTAGTTGGATTAAATAATGTGCATGCGCAAGTGACAGCTAAAATTAATTTTGATAAACAAGAAAGTACAGAAGAGAAATATAAACCAAATTATACTAATGACAGTAAGTCTATTCGATCTCATCAAGGTACTAATAATACGGAATTGAATGAAAAATATACAGAAAATTCTATTTCTTCTAGTTCATTTCCAAAAAAATTAAAAGTTTTGTCTGACAAATTATTATCTGATTCTAATCATGTGAATTCTACAGATGTATCTGATAAAGATGTCAATCATTCGTCAATATTACCAAAATCAAGTGTTAATCAAGATTATATTATTAACTATGAATTAGACCGTACTTTTGTACATAAGAATTTGCAAATGGGAAATATAGAAAGGCTATCTGCTGCTGTAGTAATAAACTATATTCGAGATAAAGATGGGGAATTAATATCTTTAAATCCTTATCAAATTAGCAAGATTGAGAATTTAATTCGAGCAGTTATTGGTTTTTCTTTGGAACGTGGAGATTCAATTTCTATAGTAAATTCTTTATTTATAAAACCCCCTATGTATTTTAGCGAGAGTTCTTCTTTTTGGGACAGTCCTTTATTATTTAATAAACTATTTCAATATGGATTCATATTTGTTTTAGTAATAATATGTTTTTTAATTTGTAAAGTAGTTTTTTTTAGAAAAAAATTAAAAAATAATAATTTAGATAATATCCATATTAAAAATATACCTCGTGATAATAAAAATAAAGAGTTTAGTTCTAAGACAGAAAATTCTGAAAAAGTACCAACTGATGCAGGATTTAGTAATTTTTCTATAAAAGATCCACACACTATAGCAATGATAATTCGAAAATGGATGAGTGGAGATAAAAAATGATAATCTTAAATGGAATAGAAAAAAGTGCTATTTTGTTAATTACTCTTGGTATAAATGAAGCCACAAAAATATTAAATGAATTATCCATATCAGAAGTGCAATCTCTTATTAAATGTATGTTTAATTTGGGGAAAATTCCTCGTGTTATTGTTGATCAAGTATTATTAGAATTTAAGAAAAATTTTTCTTTAGAAAATTCTACTACTATAGTAAATAAAAACTATGTAATTTCTTTATCAAAAAAAGTACTAGGAGAAAAAAATTCAATAAATTTATTCAATGAAATTGAAAATAAAGAAAATATTTCTCGTGGAATTCAAAAATTAAATATGATTGATCCTAAAAATATTGCTACATTATTAAAGCATGAACATCCTCAAATTATTTCAGCAATATTAATATATTTAAATAAAAATCAATCGGCAGCTATATTATCTTATTTAGAGGAATTGTTAAGTTTAGATATTATTTTTAGAATATCTCAATTTTCTGGTTTAACAAAATCAGGGGAACAAGAATTAATTGAAGTTATTAATTATATATTAAAAAATTATCAAAAATCTACATACCACCACGATGGTGTTTCTGTAGTGATAAATTTATTAAAATTGATGACTTATGATAAAGAACAACATATTATAAACGGAATTGAAAAATCTAATAAAAAATTAGCGGATATTATTAAATCGAAACTTTATTTATTTGAGAATATTTCTAATTTTGATGACGACTGCATTAAATATTTAATTAAAAAAACTACTCTTCATGAATTATCAATAGCTATGCATTCTTCGAGTGAGTTGTTAAGAAAAAAATTTTTTAAGAATATGTCTCAAACAGATTCTGAATGTTTAAAAAATTTTTTCACTAAAGAAAATTCTATATCTATTGATGATATAAAAAAAGCGCAAAATAATTTATTAAATATAATAAAAGATTTTTTGAAATAAATATATAAGGAATGTTTATGTATCAACGTACAATCAAACCTATCTGGACTAGATGGTATCCTGAAGAAATACATAAAAAAAATAATGTTAAAAAAAAAATGAAAAAAATGATTGTATTTCTACTCGCAATGAAGAAAATAATTTTAAAAATAATATACGTAGTTATGATTATGGTTTTAAAAAAGGAGAAATGGAGGGTTTTGCAGCAGGCTTTGAAAAGGCATTATTAGAATTCAATAAGAAAAATAATTTTTTATTAATGAAAATGAATGATTTTTTATCAAGTTTTAAACATGAATTAGAAGAATTAGATAAAATTATTTCTTCTCGTTTAGTATTTTTAGTGATGAATATTGCAAAAAAAATAACAGAAAATACTGCGTATAACGATGATCAAAATTTATTAAAAAAAATAAAAGAAATACTTAAAGATGATAAAATTATCTTTAATAAACCTACATTATTTATCCATCCTGATAATACCGAAATAATTGAAAAACATTTTAAAAAAATTTTTTCTAAGTATGGATGGACGATTTTTTATGATAAAAAAATATCTAGAGGGGGTTGTATAGTGCGTTCAGAAGATACTATATTAGATTCAACCATCGAAGGACGTTGGACTGAACTATGTAGATTAGTATTAAAAGAGGAAGAATAATGAATTTACAAGTAAATAAATGGCTAAAAAAAGTATTAAGTTATGAAAAAAAAATAGAATATCTTCCTAGTATAATTAAGTATGGTTGTTTAGTGGGATTTAACGGATCTATTTTAGAAGTTAGTGGTTTGCAATTATCTATAGGATCTATTTGTTTTATAGAAATTAATACAAATAAAAATGATATTAATGAAATAGAAGCTGAAGTAATTGGATTTAAAAATAATATAATATTTTTAATGCCATTAAAAAGTATAGATAATGTAATTTTAGGTTCTAAGGTTAGGCCAAAATTAGTAGATGGTATAAATTATATAGTTAATGAATTGCCAATATGTACAGGGCTTTTAGGAAGGGTTTTAGATAGCTTAGGAAGGCCATTAGATGGATTAAAAAAAATTAATAAAAAATATAAACAAACGTTATCATATTCTTTCATTAATCCTTTACAGAGAACTCCTATTGTAGATGTTTTAGATACTGGAATTCGTGCTATTAATGCATTATTAACTATTGGTAGAGGACAAAGAATTGGACTTTTTTCTGGTTCAGGAGTAGGAAAAAGTGTATTATTAGGTATGATGACGAAATATACTAAAGCTGATATCGTCGTATTAGGTTTAATAGGAGAACGTGGTAGAGAAGTAAAAGAATTTATTGAAACGATTCTTACTAAAGAAGCACGTGAAAAGTCAGTAATAATTGCTTCTTCTGCTGAGTTTTCTCCTCTATTGCAAGTTAAGGGAGCGAGTTATGCAGTTCGTATTTCTGAATATTTTCGAGATGAAGGCTATCATGTATTGTTAATAATGGATTCTTTAACACGTTATGCAATGGCTCATCGAGAAATAGCATTATCTATAGGGGAATTGCCTGCTTCTAAAGGTTATCCTCCTTCTGTATTCTCAAAAATATTTTCTTTAATAGAAAGAGCAGGAAATGGGAAAAATAAAAATGGTTCTATTACAGCTTTTTATACAGTTTTAACAGAAGAAGAAGAGAAATATGATCCTGTTGCAGATTCAGCGCGATCTATATTAGATGGACATATTGTATTGTCAAGAGAATATGCTGAATCTGGTCACTATCCTGCTATTAATATTGAGATGTCAATCAGTCGAGTTATGTCTACTATAGTTGATTCGGTACATGATTCCAAAGCTCGTTATTTAAAAAAAATACTTTCATGTTACCAACGTAATCGTGATTTAATAAATTTAGGTGCATATGTTACAGGTACTAATCCTGAGTTAGATATAGCAATTTCTTTATTACCAAAAATAGAAAAATTTTTACAACAAGGTATGCATGAAAAGAGCACTTTTTTTGAGTCTATAAGAGATTTATATTCAATTTTAAATTAAATAAAGGTATTGAGTACATGTTCAAAAATAAAAAATCTATTAATTTACTAGAAAATATTGATAAAAAAAAAATCAACAATTTTTACTTATTTTAGCAAATATTATTTTGAATAAAAATAAAATTCAAGAGCAAATAAATTTGTTATCAAAATATAAAAAAGAATATCTTTTTAAATTACATTCTGAAATGCATTGTGGTATTTTTGGATTTGAATTAAGAAATTATGATTATTTTATTCACTCATTAACAAATGATATTGAAAAACAAAAAAAAACTATACGAGAATATGATAAACAATATGATATATATTTTAATTTATGGAAAAGGCATCAGTGTAGGTTAAAAATGTGGAGTATAATATCTGCAAAATTATCTAATTATAATTTTCAAATAACTCAATTAGAGGAACAAATACAGCTAGATGAATATGTTCAAAGATCTTTTTTTAAAAAAGGTAATTCATTAATATCATGTCGAACATTATAAATATATCAAATACTAATTTATTATGTGAGAATAAAAACTCTCTTTTTAAATTAGATTCAAAAAAAAAATAATATTTTTAAAAAATTTTTTAAAAAAAATATTTTTTTTAATAAAGTTAGTATTTCGAAGAATATATATAAAAATACAAACAAAATTAATAAATTTTTAGATCCTATTTTATATACTTATAAAATTTCGAAAAAAATAAATAATTTTAAGTATGATAGTTATTTTTTATATAATTCTAATATCATCAGGAATGATTCTTCTTTTTCCTTAAAAATTCTATCATTTATTCAAAAAGAAAATTTTTTTTCTGATGTAGATGTTTTTAGTTGTTTAAATAAATTTATGTGTTATTTTTTTTATAGATATGTTAAAAAAAATCAAAAGATAATTTTAAATATATTTAAAAAATGTTATAGTTTTAGTTTTATTTCTAAAGAATTATGTAAATCAGTTATAAATAGAACTATAAAAATAATCAATTTTAAGAATATTATTTCTAATTTTTTGAATTTTAAAAACGATTTATTTCAATTTACACTAGATTTAAAATCTTTAAAAATTTTTGGTAATTTTTTTAAAAAAAAAATATGTTATAATGAAAACTTCAATTTTTTTTTAAATAGTATACAAAAAATATATTTTTTTTTATGTACCAAATATAAAAATTTTAAAAAAAATATGAATTATTCTGCGATTTATAATCAAGATATAAATATAGTTCAAGACAATTGGATGAAAGTTATTCATAAACAGTTATTAGTATATTTTTTAAAGAGTAAAAATATTATAGAATTGTTTTTCAATCCACAATATTTTGGATCATTACTTATACGATTAAAAATAAGAAGTAATAAATTAATTAAATTAGATTTAATTTCTAACGATAAAGTTTTGAGGAAAATATTTAAATCTGATATTTCTAATTTTAAAAATACTATTTTGAAAAATGGACTTAGATTTGAAAATGTTGCTATTCGGACTTTAAAATTTAAAAAAACTTCTTTCTTAAAAAATAGTTATAATTTTTATAATAAAGTTATAAATGATAAAAATTTTATTATTTATAACAAAGACGAGAAAAATTTTCATACATCATTTTTATCAGGATTATATTTTTCTGTAAAAAAAAAAGAAATCGTTGATATTTATATTTAATAAATAAAATATGTTTTAAAGTTATTTATGTAATGAGTTTTGTATGATCTTGATATAAAAGTTTTTTTTATTAGTGTTTAATTCAATGGATTAGATTTTTTATTATTTTGATATTTTTATATTTGTATTAATTTTTAAGGTATTTTAATGAAAAATAAAAATTTTTTTCAAATTAAGAAAAATAATTTAGAATATAATGTCAATAAACATCCAAAAATTTGTTCTTATGATTTTGAATTAGATTACTATACGTTGTATCAAATAAATGAATCTTTGAGAAAGATTTTTAATTTTTTTTCAAATAAAGTTTGTATAGATCTTTTAGATGTTATGAATATTGAATTTGACATTAATTTACATAGTATTCGATTAGAAAAATATGACAATTGTACGGATTATTTCACAGATTCAAAGTTAGTAGGTGTTTATAATATTGTTTCATCATTAGAAGTAGGAATAGTTGGATTTTCTGATAAGGTAATATCATCAATTATAAATGTTTTATTTGGGGGGAAATCTTCATCTCAATATTTCAAGAATAAAAATGTTTATAAATTAACAAAATGTGAAAAAAACATTATAAAAAAAATTTTAAATATAATTAAAAAGGCATATAGTTTATCTTGGAAAAATGAGTTTAATGTGGACGTAGAATTTTTTAACGTTCGTTTAAAAAAAAGAAATAGTCTTAAAAGTATTATTTCTGCAGGAAATATTTTTTTATTTACTGTTTTTCAGATACAATGTGGTAATACACTAGGTTTTTTAAATATAATTTTTCCATTTTCTTGGATTAAAACATTCAAAAATAAATTGATAAATCATAGTGATAAGAATACTTTTATAGAAAAAAAAAATATAGTTAAGATGTCATTAAAAATGATATATAATATAAAAATAAGTTTAGATATTAGGTTAGTTAGTGTCTCTGTTTTATTGTCTGATATTTTTTCATTAAAAGTTGGTGATATTATATCTATAAAAACTCCAGAAAATGCTTTTGCATATTCTCATGATATACCTATATTAATTGGAAAATATAAAATGCATAATAAAAATTATGTTTTTTTTTAGAAAAATTTTTTAATTTGCGACATTTTTAGGAATATATTGATGAATGATAAAAATAATACACTTGAAAATTATGAAAATAATAATACTAATGTCGAAAAAAAAATTCAAGTAAAAAAAAATTTTGAAAATAATGATGATAATTCCAATTTGGATCCATCTGTACAAAAGTCAAAAAATTTAAATTTTGTTATTGATATTCCAATAGATATAACAATTGAATTGGGTAAGATAGAACTGAAAATTAAGGATCTTCTTGATTTGAATACAGGTTCTATATTAACTTTAGATAAATATTCGGGAGAACCCTTAAATATATTGGTAAATAAATGTATAATTGCAAAAGGGGAACTTGTTATTGTAGATGAAAAATATGGAATCAGAATAGTTAGTATTGTTGATGGTTCGAAATATTTAGATATTTTTAAATAACATATTAAAAAAATTATGAGAAGTTATCTATGGAAAATGTATTTCAATCTACTTTTATAGAAACGGCATTTTCAAAACTTGGAATGCCTTTTTTGAAAGTAATTTTAGTTTTATTGGTTTTTTTTTGGTTATTGAAAAAAATTAGTGTTGAAAAAAAAATTATTAATAATTCTTCTGTAAAAATTTTAGAAAAGATTAGGATTGGATCACATGAAAGTGTTATTATTGTGAAATTAGATGATATTAGATTGGTAATAGGTGTTACATCAAATAATATTTCTCTTTTATATATTTTTCCTTCAAAAAAAATATGAAATGTTAATAAAAATTTTTAATATTAATAGTACAATAAAAATTCGTTACACGTTTTAGGATAAAAAATGATTTTTCGAATAATATTTTTATTTTTATTATTGTTTTCTCCTATAGTGAATGCAAATATTACTAATTTTTCAATGCATTCGTTGCAAGATGTTCAAGGACATTGGTCTCTTTCATTACAAATGTTAATTTTTCTAACATCATTAACATTTATTACCCCAGTTTTATTAATGATGACTAGTTT
It encodes:
- a CDS encoding flagellar biosynthetic protein FliO codes for the protein MENVFQSTFIETAFSKLGMPFLKVILVLLVFFWLLKKISVEKKIINNSSVKILEKIRIGSHESVIIVKLDDIRLVIGVTSNNISLLYIFPSKKI
- a CDS encoding FliM/FliN family flagellar motor switch protein produces the protein MKNKNFFQIKKNNLEYNVNKHPKICSYDFELDYYTLYQINESLRKIFNFFSNKVCIDLLDVMNIEFDINLHSIRLEKYDNCTDYFTDSKLVGVYNIVSSLEVGIVGFSDKVISSIINVLFGGKSSSQYFKNKNVYKLTKCEKNIIKKILNIIKKAYSLSWKNEFNVDVEFFNVRLKKRNSLKSIISAGNIFLFTVFQIQCGNTLGFLNIIFPFSWIKTFKNKLINHSDKNTFIEKKNIVKMSLKMIYNIKISLDIRLVSVSVLLSDIFSLKVGDIISIKTPENAFAYSHDIPILIGKYKMHNKNYVFF
- a CDS encoding flagellar FliJ family protein, with amino-acid sequence MNKNKIQEQINLLSKYKKEYLFKLHSEMHCGIFGFELRNYDYFIHSLTNDIEKQKKTIREYDKQYDIYFNLWKRHQCRLKMWSIISAKLSNYNFQITQLEEQIQLDEYVQRSFFKKGNSLISCRTL
- the fliN gene encoding flagellar motor switch protein FliN, whose product is MNDKNNTLENYENNNTNVEKKIQVKKNFENNDDNSNLDPSVQKSKNLNFVIDIPIDITIELGKIELKIKDLLDLNTGSILTLDKYSGEPLNILVNKCIIAKGELVIVDEKYGIRIVSIVDGSKYLDIFK